A genomic region of Halomonas aestuarii contains the following coding sequences:
- a CDS encoding formate dehydrogenase subunit gamma, translating to MSISTMRAGPCRLLLMLLVLLASLVLAQTALAQQADPSREAAFAVPAVDADLWRQVKGGETGPNYRDSRADSTYNLVNESGETWRQIRDRWVSPFGLIAVLGMIAVIALFYLVVGRKKLDEPRTGRKLLRWSLVVRSLHWTVATLFILLALTGLNLSYGKSVFRPLFGDGLWASMMSGTKLIHNYLGPLFGILLVVLLLRLLSQNMPKAHDLQWFAKGGGLVGKGHPDAGFANGGEKVWYWLLATAGLAVIVSGFVLDFPNYGQARDTMQWASIIHAVGALGLTAVALGHIYIGTIGTEGSLEGMTTGYVDETWAKEHHNLWYEEVKDQAIPEEQLAAGQQASQGDEPAPRSG from the coding sequence ATGAGCATATCGACGATGCGTGCAGGCCCCTGTCGGCTGCTGCTGATGCTGCTGGTCCTGCTGGCGAGCCTGGTGCTGGCCCAGACGGCGCTGGCGCAGCAGGCCGACCCCAGCAGGGAGGCCGCCTTTGCCGTCCCGGCGGTCGATGCCGACCTCTGGCGACAGGTGAAGGGAGGCGAGACGGGGCCCAACTACCGGGACTCGCGAGCCGACAGCACCTACAACCTGGTCAACGAGAGCGGCGAGACCTGGCGCCAGATCCGCGATCGCTGGGTCTCCCCGTTTGGCCTGATCGCCGTGCTGGGGATGATCGCGGTGATCGCGCTGTTCTACCTGGTGGTGGGGCGGAAGAAGCTCGACGAGCCCCGTACCGGCCGCAAGCTGCTGCGCTGGTCGCTGGTGGTCAGGTCGCTGCACTGGACGGTGGCGACCCTGTTCATCCTGCTGGCCCTCACCGGCCTCAACCTCTCCTATGGCAAGTCGGTGTTCCGTCCGCTGTTCGGCGACGGCCTCTGGGCATCGATGATGTCGGGGACCAAGCTGATCCACAACTACCTGGGTCCGCTGTTCGGCATCCTCCTGGTGGTCCTGCTGCTGCGCCTGCTCAGCCAGAACATGCCGAAGGCGCACGACCTGCAGTGGTTCGCCAAGGGCGGTGGCCTGGTCGGCAAGGGGCATCCCGACGCGGGGTTCGCCAACGGTGGCGAGAAGGTCTGGTACTGGCTGCTGGCCACCGCCGGCCTCGCCGTGATCGTGAGCGGGTTCGTGCTGGACTTCCCCAACTACGGGCAGGCACGCGACACCATGCAGTGGGCCAGCATCATCCACGCCGTGGGTGCCCTGGGGCTGACCGCCGTGGCCCTGGGCCACATCTATATCGGCACCATCGGCACCGAGGGGTCGCTGGAGGGCATGACCACCGGCTATGTGGACGAGACCTGGGCCAAGGAGCATCACAACCTCTGGTACGAGGAGGTCAAGGACCAGGCGATTCCCGAGGAGCAACTGGCCGCCGGCCAGCAGGCTTCTCAGGGCGACGAGCCGGCCCCCCGTTCCGGGTGA
- the fdh3B gene encoding formate dehydrogenase FDH3 subunit beta codes for MATMKFMCDAERCIECNGCVTACKNANEVEWGVQRRRVVTLNDGEPSEVSISVACMHCDDAPCIAVCPTETLYQRDDGIVLHDKDLCIGCGYCLYACPFGAPQFPKQNAFGERGKMDKCTFCAGGPAETREEEYQKYGANRIAEGKLPLCAEMCSTKALLAGDAQEVADIFRQRVVQRGHKDGAWSGNPRADADSLAYDATQQG; via the coding sequence ATGGCCACGATGAAGTTCATGTGCGACGCGGAGCGCTGCATCGAGTGCAACGGCTGCGTCACAGCCTGCAAGAACGCCAACGAGGTGGAATGGGGTGTCCAGCGCCGCCGCGTGGTAACGCTCAACGATGGCGAACCCAGCGAGGTCTCCATCTCGGTGGCCTGCATGCACTGCGACGATGCGCCCTGCATCGCCGTCTGCCCCACCGAGACCCTCTACCAGCGCGATGACGGCATCGTGCTGCACGACAAGGACCTGTGTATCGGCTGCGGCTACTGCCTCTATGCCTGCCCCTTCGGTGCGCCTCAGTTCCCGAAGCAGAACGCCTTCGGCGAGCGCGGCAAGATGGACAAGTGCACCTTCTGCGCCGGCGGGCCGGCGGAAACCAGGGAGGAGGAGTACCAGAAATACGGCGCCAACCGCATCGCCGAGGGCAAGCTGCCGCTGTGTGCCGAGATGTGCTCGACCAAGGCGCTGCTGGCCGGGGATGCCCAGGAGGTGGCCGACATCTTCCGGCAGCGTGTCGTCCAGCGCGGGCACAAGGACGGCGCCTGGTCGGGTAACCCCAGGGCCGACGCCGACTCCCTGGCCTATGACGCCACCCAGCAGGGGTAA
- a CDS encoding molybdopterin-dependent oxidoreductase: MRLTPKSDTPRPGGLGISRRQFLKRSGATTGGLAAAGFMGAPMMQRAEAAEKTAWSDAPVETKRTVCSHCSVGCGVYAEVQEGVWTKQEPAFDHPINRGAHCAKGASLRQHGHSSRRLKYPMKLVGGQWQRLSWEDAIEEIGDKVLSLTEQHGPDSIYWLGSAKFNNEQAYLMRKFAALAGTNNTDHQARICHSTTVAGVANTWGYGAMTNSLNDIQNSKSIMFIGSNPSEAHPVAMQHILLAKERSQAQIIVVDPRFTRTAAKADSYVRIRPGSDVAFIWGLLWHIFENGWEDSQYIEERVYAMDQVRAEVAAYSPDVVENITGVPEDAMRDTARRLAENRPGCVVWCMGGTQHTTGNNNTRAYCILELALGNIGTSGGGANIFRGHDNVQGATDLGLMSHSLPGYYGLSEGAWKHWARVWDLDYEWLKGRFDQGDYVDGKPMYSSGITVSRWIDGVLEQEEDISQRTRLKAMFYWGHAVNSQTRGPEMQKAMQQLEMMVIVDPYPTVAGVMHDRQDGVYLLPAATQFETYGSVTATNRSIQWRDKVIDPLFESKPDHEIMYLLSRKLGFADQLFKNVQVNGTEPLIEDLTREFNAGMWTVGYTGQSPERLKEHQQNWHTFSFRDLKAEGGPADGDYYGLPWPCWGTAEMGHPGTPILYDTSKKVSEGGLTFRARFGIERDGENLLADGSFSAGSELEDGYPEFTDAMLKDLGWWDDLTDAEKAEAEGKNWKTDLSGGIQRVAIAHECAPFGNAKARCNVWTFPDPIPKHREPLYTSRRDLVKEYPTWDDVASHYRLPTLYKTIQEKDVTGEYPIILTSGRLVEYEGGGEETRSMSWLAELQQEMFVEINPALANDLAITEGDMVWVEGAEGGRVKVKALVTPRVAPEVVFMPFHFGGMFQGESLHDRYPEGTAPYVLGEAANTATTYGYDSVTQMQETKCTLCRIEKAS, encoded by the coding sequence ATGCGCCTGACACCTAAATCCGACACTCCGAGGCCCGGCGGGCTGGGCATTTCCCGCCGCCAGTTCCTCAAGCGCAGCGGGGCTACCACCGGCGGCCTGGCCGCCGCCGGCTTCATGGGCGCGCCCATGATGCAACGCGCCGAGGCCGCCGAGAAGACCGCCTGGTCCGATGCCCCGGTGGAAACAAAACGCACCGTCTGTTCCCACTGCTCGGTGGGCTGCGGCGTCTATGCCGAGGTCCAGGAAGGCGTGTGGACCAAGCAGGAACCGGCCTTCGACCACCCCATCAATCGCGGCGCCCACTGCGCCAAGGGGGCCTCCCTTCGCCAGCATGGCCACTCCAGCCGTCGCCTCAAGTACCCCATGAAGCTGGTCGGGGGGCAGTGGCAACGCCTGAGCTGGGAGGACGCCATCGAGGAGATCGGTGACAAGGTACTGTCGCTGACCGAACAGCACGGTCCCGACAGCATCTACTGGCTCGGCTCGGCCAAGTTCAACAACGAGCAGGCCTACCTGATGCGCAAGTTCGCCGCCCTGGCCGGCACCAACAACACCGACCACCAGGCGCGAATCTGCCACTCCACCACCGTGGCCGGGGTGGCCAACACCTGGGGTTACGGGGCGATGACCAACTCGCTCAACGACATCCAGAACAGCAAGTCGATCATGTTCATCGGGTCGAACCCCAGCGAGGCGCACCCGGTGGCCATGCAGCACATCCTGCTGGCCAAGGAGCGCAGCCAGGCGCAGATCATCGTCGTCGACCCCCGCTTCACCCGCACCGCCGCCAAGGCCGACAGCTACGTGAGGATCCGTCCCGGGTCCGACGTGGCCTTCATCTGGGGCCTGCTGTGGCACATCTTCGAGAACGGCTGGGAGGACAGCCAGTACATCGAGGAGCGGGTCTATGCCATGGACCAGGTGCGTGCCGAGGTCGCCGCCTACTCGCCCGACGTGGTGGAGAACATCACCGGCGTGCCGGAAGACGCGATGCGCGACACCGCGCGGCGCCTGGCCGAGAACCGTCCGGGCTGCGTGGTGTGGTGCATGGGTGGCACCCAGCACACCACCGGCAACAACAACACCCGGGCCTACTGCATCCTCGAGTTGGCGCTGGGCAACATCGGCACCTCCGGCGGTGGCGCGAACATCTTCCGCGGCCACGACAACGTCCAGGGGGCCACCGACCTGGGCCTGATGTCCCACTCCCTGCCGGGCTACTACGGGCTGTCGGAAGGCGCCTGGAAGCACTGGGCGCGCGTCTGGGACCTCGACTACGAGTGGCTCAAGGGGCGCTTCGACCAGGGCGACTACGTCGACGGGAAGCCGATGTATTCCAGCGGCATCACGGTGTCCCGCTGGATCGACGGCGTCCTCGAGCAGGAGGAGGACATCTCCCAGCGGACGCGCCTCAAGGCGATGTTCTACTGGGGCCATGCGGTCAACTCCCAGACGCGCGGTCCCGAGATGCAGAAGGCCATGCAGCAGCTCGAGATGATGGTCATCGTGGACCCCTACCCCACCGTGGCGGGCGTCATGCACGATCGCCAGGACGGCGTCTACCTGCTGCCGGCGGCCACCCAGTTCGAGACTTACGGCAGCGTCACCGCCACCAACCGCTCCATCCAGTGGCGCGACAAGGTGATCGACCCGCTGTTCGAGTCCAAGCCCGACCACGAGATCATGTACCTGCTGTCGCGCAAGCTCGGCTTCGCTGACCAGCTGTTCAAGAACGTCCAGGTCAACGGCACCGAGCCGCTGATCGAGGACCTCACCCGGGAGTTCAACGCCGGCATGTGGACCGTGGGGTACACGGGCCAGAGTCCCGAGCGCCTGAAGGAGCACCAGCAGAACTGGCACACCTTCAGCTTCCGTGACCTCAAGGCCGAGGGCGGGCCCGCCGACGGCGACTACTACGGCCTGCCCTGGCCCTGCTGGGGTACCGCCGAGATGGGCCACCCCGGCACGCCGATCCTCTACGACACCAGCAAGAAGGTCTCCGAGGGCGGCCTGACCTTCCGCGCGCGCTTCGGCATCGAGCGCGACGGCGAGAACCTGCTGGCCGACGGTTCGTTCAGCGCAGGCTCCGAGCTCGAGGACGGCTACCCCGAGTTCACCGACGCCATGCTCAAGGACCTCGGCTGGTGGGACGACCTGACCGACGCGGAGAAGGCCGAGGCGGAAGGCAAGAACTGGAAGACCGACCTCTCCGGCGGCATCCAGCGCGTGGCGATCGCCCACGAGTGCGCCCCCTTCGGCAATGCCAAGGCGCGCTGCAACGTCTGGACCTTCCCGGACCCCATCCCCAAGCACCGCGAACCGCTCTACACCAGCCGGCGTGACCTGGTGAAGGAGTACCCGACCTGGGATGACGTGGCCTCCCACTACCGCCTGCCTACCCTCTACAAGACCATCCAGGAGAAGGACGTCACCGGGGAGTACCCGATCATCCTCACCTCTGGACGCCTGGTGGAGTATGAGGGCGGCGGCGAGGAGACACGCTCCATGTCCTGGCTGGCCGAGCTGCAGCAGGAGATGTTCGTCGAGATCAATCCGGCACTGGCGAACGACCTGGCCATCACCGAGGGCGACATGGTGTGGGTCGAGGGCGCCGAGGGCGGCCGTGTCAAGGTCAAGGCCCTGGTCACCCCGCGGGTGGCCCCCGAGGTGGTGTTCATGCCCTTCCACTTCGGCGGCATGTTCCAGGGCGAGAGCCTGCATGACCGTTACCCGGAAGGTACGGCTCCGTATGTGCTCGGCGAGGCGGCCAACACCGCCACCACCTACGGCTATGACTCGGTGACCCAGATGCAGGAAACCAAGTGCACCCTGTGTCGCATCGAGAAGGCAAGCTGA
- a CDS encoding twin-arginine translocation signal domain-containing protein produces the protein MPNTRNPERRRFLKTLGVGTAAAGAAAAVGHVTLAQAEAKPEAREAEPSREYRETPHIRAFYATLRD, from the coding sequence ATGCCCAACACACGCAACCCGGAACGCCGGCGCTTCCTCAAGACCCTTGGCGTCGGGACCGCCGCGGCCGGGGCGGCAGCCGCGGTCGGCCATGTCACCCTGGCCCAGGCCGAGGCCAAGCCCGAGGCCCGGGAGGCCGAGCCCTCTCGCGAGTACCGGGAAACGCCCCACATCCGTGCCTTCTACGCCACCCTGCGTGACTGA
- a CDS encoding TorD/DmsD family molecular chaperone codes for MNELNESDSLRADVYRLLARLLREPPDASLLDWLAGLEVEQDGTLLAERWASLVDAAGEASVEDLERAHFQHLVGVVQGDITPYASWYRNGELMDAALVALRRDLKALGFRRAEHSRDPEDHLAALGEVMAMLIEGRSPEEARFFMTHLAPWATDCLADLGRVETPFHARLGRLGQAFMEQEYRRLEAEAQQDPVRIVEP; via the coding sequence ATGAACGAGTTGAACGAGAGCGATTCGCTGCGGGCCGATGTCTACCGGCTGCTGGCCAGGCTGCTGCGCGAGCCCCCCGACGCCTCGCTGCTGGACTGGCTGGCCGGGCTCGAGGTCGAGCAGGACGGCACCCTGCTCGCCGAGCGCTGGGCCTCGCTGGTCGACGCGGCGGGCGAGGCCTCGGTAGAGGACCTGGAGAGGGCCCATTTCCAGCACCTGGTCGGGGTGGTTCAGGGTGATATCACGCCCTATGCCTCCTGGTACCGCAACGGCGAACTGATGGACGCGGCCCTGGTGGCCCTGCGCCGCGACCTCAAGGCCCTGGGCTTCCGGCGCGCCGAGCACAGCCGGGACCCCGAGGATCACCTCGCCGCCCTGGGAGAAGTGATGGCGATGCTGATCGAGGGCCGTTCGCCGGAGGAGGCGCGCTTCTTCATGACACACCTCGCTCCCTGGGCCACGGACTGCCTGGCAGACCTCGGCCGGGTCGAGACCCCCTTTCATGCCCGCCTGGGCCGACTCGGCCAGGCCTTCATGGAACAGGAATACCGCCGCCTGGAGGCGGAGGCACAGCAGGACCCGGTTCGGATCGTCGAACCCTGA
- a CDS encoding 4Fe-4S dicluster domain-containing protein — protein sequence MSQRIDVTSVDDDRNRQAREAARRRVSWPVNLSPARVTYQSDGHALILGNEHDARLAARVLQDRGLAPPALLITDPLDGDQGGDDKESQALLSDTAGLACQALSRAQARSLSIEGYLGRFSVSLPDDEGSLDLARALGERAHFDLILDLGATPTLALELPPPGYVALSWHAADRDERIEALAALVGEFDKPRYFQIDHDICAHAGSGNTGCTRCLEVCPADAVASHQGRIESWIEIDPFRCHGVGSCSSACPTGAIQFRLPETARQQDTLVAWLAAYRDAGGTAPVVRFAEADDLNAEGEAAGHVLDVPLEELGAAGHDQWLTALAAGAAEVRIQCRAGMPDRLSAFIDDQLAQARALLQALGHSPERIGRLSSGDEAARDALPLEPSLASAPPVLEGDGKRDRLNVVLAHLAGLGEPDGRRHRMPAGAAYGDIAVNRDACTLCMACVSNCPTPALAAGEDTPLLSFREADCVQCGLCAEACPEEAITLVPGFLADATRHERQVRHEEEAFACTQCGKPFATVSTVRAIKAKLADHPYFAGNAIARLEMCEDCRVRDVWQDMARDPESQLKV from the coding sequence ATGAGCCAGCGAATCGATGTCACGTCGGTGGATGACGACCGCAACCGGCAGGCCAGGGAGGCCGCGCGCCGACGCGTCTCATGGCCGGTCAACTTGAGCCCGGCCCGTGTGACCTACCAGAGCGACGGCCATGCCCTGATCCTGGGCAACGAGCACGATGCACGCCTGGCCGCCCGGGTCCTGCAGGACCGGGGCCTTGCCCCGCCGGCCCTGCTCATCACCGACCCGCTGGACGGCGACCAGGGCGGCGACGACAAGGAAAGCCAGGCCCTGCTGTCCGACACCGCCGGGCTCGCCTGCCAGGCGCTGTCGCGCGCCCAGGCACGATCGCTCTCCATCGAGGGCTATCTGGGTCGCTTCTCGGTCAGCCTGCCGGACGACGAGGGGTCGCTGGACCTGGCCCGGGCCCTCGGAGAACGCGCTCACTTCGACCTGATCCTCGACCTCGGCGCCACCCCCACCCTCGCGCTGGAGCTTCCCCCGCCCGGCTATGTCGCCCTGTCCTGGCACGCCGCGGATCGCGACGAGCGCATCGAGGCGCTGGCCGCCCTGGTGGGCGAATTCGACAAGCCGAGATACTTCCAGATCGACCATGACATCTGCGCCCACGCCGGCAGCGGCAACACCGGCTGTACCCGCTGCCTGGAGGTCTGCCCGGCCGATGCCGTCGCGAGCCACCAGGGCCGCATCGAGTCATGGATCGAGATCGACCCCTTTCGCTGCCACGGCGTGGGCAGCTGCAGCAGCGCTTGCCCCACGGGCGCCATCCAGTTCCGCCTGCCGGAGACCGCCCGCCAGCAGGACACCCTGGTGGCCTGGCTGGCGGCCTACCGCGACGCCGGCGGCACGGCGCCGGTGGTCCGCTTCGCCGAGGCGGACGACCTGAACGCCGAAGGCGAGGCGGCCGGCCACGTCCTCGATGTCCCGCTCGAGGAGCTGGGCGCCGCGGGGCATGATCAGTGGCTGACCGCCCTGGCCGCCGGGGCCGCCGAGGTGCGCATCCAGTGCCGCGCCGGCATGCCCGACCGCCTGTCGGCCTTCATCGATGACCAGCTCGCCCAGGCCCGGGCCCTGCTCCAGGCCCTCGGCCACTCACCGGAGCGCATCGGGCGTCTGTCGTCGGGTGACGAGGCGGCCCGCGATGCCCTGCCCCTCGAGCCATCCCTGGCGAGCGCGCCCCCGGTGCTCGAGGGCGATGGCAAGCGCGACCGCCTCAACGTGGTGCTGGCGCATCTGGCGGGGCTGGGAGAACCCGACGGTCGTCGCCACCGCATGCCGGCCGGCGCCGCCTACGGCGACATCGCGGTGAATCGCGATGCCTGCACCCTCTGCATGGCCTGCGTCTCCAACTGCCCCACGCCGGCCCTGGCCGCCGGTGAGGACACGCCCCTGCTGAGCTTCCGCGAGGCCGACTGCGTGCAGTGCGGCCTGTGCGCCGAGGCCTGCCCGGAGGAGGCGATCACCCTGGTGCCCGGCTTCCTGGCCGACGCGACGCGCCACGAGCGGCAGGTCCGCCACGAAGAGGAAGCCTTCGCGTGCACCCAGTGCGGCAAGCCCTTCGCCACCGTGAGCACCGTCAGGGCCATCAAGGCCAAGCTGGCCGACCACCCCTATTTCGCCGGCAATGCGATCGCCCGTCTGGAGATGTGCGAGGACTGCCGCGTCAGGGACGTCTGGCAGGACATGGCCCGCGACCCCGAATCGCAGCTGAAGGTATGA
- a CDS encoding DUF3306 domain-containing protein, which yields MSRLDRWSRLKRGESLEAPPSPETSRHAEAEREPTELDARHIDDAASSPPEPGSLDHTLPDPDTLPPGSDIKAYMASGVSAGLRKRALRRLFAANHYGIRDGLDDYDDDYRERLKPLANEVAERLRQWTRRQVEDDDERTEEAPSDAVAAREHDAGELAPDAPERTSDTDTAEAAGTRSTERPG from the coding sequence ATGAGCCGACTGGATCGCTGGTCGCGCCTCAAGCGGGGCGAGTCGCTCGAGGCGCCGCCCTCCCCGGAGACCTCCCGGCACGCCGAGGCCGAGCGGGAGCCCACGGAACTCGACGCTCGCCACATCGACGACGCGGCGTCGAGCCCACCGGAACCCGGCAGCCTCGACCATACCCTTCCCGACCCCGACACCCTGCCCCCCGGCAGCGACATCAAGGCCTACATGGCCTCCGGCGTCAGTGCCGGGCTGCGCAAGCGGGCCCTGCGTCGGCTCTTCGCGGCGAACCACTACGGGATACGCGATGGGCTCGACGACTACGACGACGACTACCGGGAAAGGCTGAAGCCCCTGGCCAATGAAGTGGCCGAGCGACTGCGCCAATGGACCCGCCGTCAGGTCGAGGACGACGACGAGAGGACGGAAGAGGCGCCGTCGGACGCCGTGGCCGCCCGGGAGCACGACGCCGGCGAGCTGGCCCCGGACGCGCCCGAACGGACCTCGGACACCGACACCGCCGAGGCAGCCGGGACGCGGTCCACGGAACGCCCGGGCTGA
- a CDS encoding DUF3305 domain-containing protein: MASISSHRPLSFEVAGEPLVIKGFPTTRWRVVDLAPGEAGPWTLDLQLYMTERAAYRFNLTSRTPRLFIRAGEAGATPRPDAITASQEVAAGWLDGEHRVLEVGMPLAIQAWLEAYLAQHGEAPDEGRKKKRKGAGRARELQA, translated from the coding sequence ATGGCGTCGATCAGCAGCCATCGCCCCCTCAGCTTCGAGGTCGCAGGCGAACCGCTCGTCATCAAGGGCTTCCCCACGACCCGCTGGCGCGTCGTGGACCTCGCCCCCGGAGAGGCGGGCCCCTGGACACTGGACCTTCAACTCTACATGACCGAGCGCGCGGCCTACCGGTTCAACCTGACGAGCCGTACCCCGCGACTCTTCATCCGGGCCGGCGAGGCCGGCGCGACCCCGCGTCCCGATGCCATCACCGCCAGCCAGGAGGTCGCCGCCGGCTGGCTCGATGGCGAGCATCGGGTGCTGGAGGTCGGCATGCCGCTCGCGATACAGGCCTGGCTCGAGGCCTATCTCGCCCAGCATGGCGAGGCCCCGGATGAGGGCCGCAAGAAGAAGCGCAAGGGTGCCGGGCGCGCCCGGGAGCTCCAGGCATGA
- a CDS encoding formate dehydrogenase accessory sulfurtransferase FdhD, whose amino-acid sequence MHDISLSRARLPATLEIEVLDEFGEARRQAIAAERALTVYLNKREIVTLMTLGADPEALVVGYLRNQGLLGEARDLLAVHVDWEVEAAAVVTRRLPEDLEERLGQRTVTTGCGQGTVFGRLLDSTALNPLPATVMRQSVLYRLLDNLGAYNETYRSAGAVHGCALCRQETVLDFVEDVGRHNAVDTLAGRQWLAEADSHDADIFYTTGRLTSEMVLKVAQMGIGVLVSRSGVTQKGVELAERFGVLLIARAKGRHFQAIHGDGRLELDAVPARRPGDRARA is encoded by the coding sequence ATGCATGACATCAGCCTGAGTCGGGCGCGCCTGCCTGCCACCCTCGAGATCGAGGTGCTCGACGAGTTCGGTGAGGCCAGGCGACAGGCGATCGCCGCGGAACGCGCCCTGACCGTCTACCTGAACAAGCGCGAGATCGTCACCCTGATGACCCTCGGCGCCGACCCGGAGGCGCTGGTGGTGGGGTACCTGCGCAACCAGGGGCTGCTGGGCGAGGCCCGGGACCTGCTGGCGGTCCACGTGGACTGGGAGGTCGAGGCGGCCGCGGTGGTGACCCGTCGCCTGCCGGAGGATCTGGAAGAGCGCCTGGGCCAGCGGACCGTGACCACCGGCTGCGGCCAGGGCACGGTCTTCGGCCGGCTGCTGGACTCGACCGCCCTCAACCCGCTGCCGGCCACGGTGATGCGCCAGTCGGTGCTCTACCGGCTGCTGGACAACCTGGGGGCGTACAACGAGACCTACCGCAGCGCCGGTGCCGTGCATGGCTGCGCGCTGTGCCGCCAGGAGACGGTGCTGGACTTCGTCGAGGACGTGGGGCGGCACAATGCCGTGGATACCCTGGCGGGGCGCCAGTGGCTTGCCGAGGCGGACAGCCATGATGCCGACATTTTCTATACCACCGGGCGACTCACCTCGGAGATGGTGCTCAAGGTGGCCCAGATGGGCATCGGCGTGCTGGTGTCACGTTCGGGCGTGACACAGAAGGGGGTGGAGCTGGCCGAGCGCTTCGGCGTCCTGCTGATCGCCCGGGCCAAGGGGCGACACTTCCAGGCCATCCATGGCGACGGTCGGCTCGAGCTCGATGCCGTGCCGGCGCGCCGCCCGGGAGACCGGGCCCGGGCGTGA
- a CDS encoding helix-turn-helix domain-containing protein: MSATTDQGAALRIASGRKPFVEPLRLGERLKEIRLANQWTLEDVSQRTGLARSTLSKIENDQISPTFTAVQKLINGLDIDLPQLLSPPRVKTRTMGRRDLTRRGDGERHPTPTYEHELLSCELAQKRMIPFKTIVRARDFEEFSEWVRHDGEEFLMVLDGAIRLYTEYYEPLTLASGDSIYFDSAMGHALVSVSEDDATVLSVCTRGDGTA; the protein is encoded by the coding sequence ATGTCCGCCACCACCGATCAGGGCGCCGCCCTGCGCATCGCTTCCGGCCGCAAGCCCTTCGTCGAACCCCTGCGCCTGGGAGAACGCCTGAAGGAGATCCGCCTGGCCAACCAGTGGACCCTGGAGGACGTCAGCCAGCGCACCGGCCTCGCCCGCTCCACCCTCTCCAAGATCGAGAACGACCAGATCTCGCCGACCTTCACGGCGGTGCAGAAGCTGATCAACGGCCTGGACATCGACCTGCCCCAGCTGCTCTCGCCGCCCAGGGTCAAGACCCGCACCATGGGACGCCGCGACCTCACCCGCCGCGGCGACGGCGAGCGCCACCCGACGCCGACCTACGAGCATGAGCTGCTCAGCTGCGAACTCGCCCAGAAGCGCATGATCCCCTTCAAAACCATCGTGCGGGCCCGCGACTTCGAGGAGTTCAGCGAATGGGTGCGCCACGATGGCGAGGAGTTCCTGATGGTGCTCGACGGCGCCATCCGGCTCTACACCGAGTACTACGAGCCGCTGACCCTGGCCAGCGGCGACAGCATCTACTTCGACAGCGCCATGGGCCACGCCCTGGTGTCCGTCAGCGAGGACGACGCCACCGTGCTGTCGGTCTGCACCCGGGGCGACGGCACGGCCTGA
- a CDS encoding histone deacetylase family protein yields MITAYITHPDCQLHHMGPEHPESPLRLDAIRARLMRAGILQMTMQSEAKAATEEQLARVHPLRHLRALDKCVPEHGLVTLDSDTMMNPDSLRAAKVAAGAVVRGVDQVFRRQADNVFCAVRPPGHHAEATDAMGFCFYNNVAVGAAHAKAAYGARRVAILDFDVHQCNGTIDIFKDDPEVLVCTSFQFPFYPWRYLRSEWNNVVNTPLHVGTDSAAFRQAIEDDWLPALHAFKPEIVLVSAGFDAHREDPMAELCLEDEDYHWITHMALEIAELYADGRLVSVLEGGYDLNSLGRSAEAHLKALLGLPYGD; encoded by the coding sequence ATGATTACCGCCTACATTACGCACCCCGACTGCCAGTTGCATCACATGGGCCCCGAACACCCCGAGAGCCCCCTGCGCCTGGACGCCATCCGCGCCAGGCTGATGCGCGCCGGCATCCTGCAGATGACCATGCAGTCGGAGGCCAAGGCAGCGACCGAGGAGCAGCTGGCCAGGGTGCACCCGCTGCGCCACCTTCGCGCCCTGGACAAGTGCGTGCCGGAACACGGCCTGGTCACCCTGGACAGCGACACCATGATGAACCCCGATAGCCTCAGGGCGGCGAAGGTGGCGGCCGGGGCGGTGGTGCGGGGCGTCGACCAGGTGTTCCGTCGCCAGGCGGACAATGTCTTCTGCGCCGTTCGCCCGCCCGGTCACCATGCCGAGGCCACCGACGCCATGGGCTTCTGCTTCTACAACAACGTCGCCGTGGGCGCCGCCCACGCCAAGGCGGCATACGGGGCGCGCCGGGTCGCCATCCTCGACTTCGACGTGCACCAGTGCAACGGCACCATCGACATCTTCAAGGACGACCCCGAGGTGCTGGTCTGCACCAGCTTCCAGTTTCCCTTCTATCCCTGGCGCTACCTGCGCAGCGAATGGAACAACGTGGTCAATACCCCCCTGCACGTCGGCACCGACAGCGCCGCCTTCCGCCAGGCCATCGAGGACGACTGGCTGCCCGCCCTGCACGCCTTCAAGCCCGAGATCGTGCTGGTCTCGGCGGGCTTCGACGCCCACCGTGAGGACCCCATGGCCGAGCTCTGCCTGGAGGACGAGGACTACCACTGGATCACCCACATGGCGCTGGAGATCGCGGAACTCTACGCCGACGGGCGGCTGGTATCGGTGCTGGAGGGGGGCTACGACCTGAATTCCCTGGGGCGCAGCGCGGAGGCACACCTCAAGGCCCTGCTCGGACTGCCGTACGGCGACTGA